The Acidianus infernus genome window below encodes:
- a CDS encoding 30S ribosomal protein S3: MVNIKQYFLQKSMTKVMLDEYLAKQFYNAEYAGVDIIKTPMGTRIIIYAGRPAMIIGKGGKTIKQLAQVFEKFFNLENPQITVTNVDNPELNARVMAFRLAVALEKGYHFRRAAFITIRRIMNAGALGAEVVVSGKITSERAKYEKLKEGTVYKTGNSLETMIDRAIAIAKLKPGIYGVEIIIAKPLRPVDKISFKETPAPSAGEVTVTNVKIIDENTGGAQNAAGS; the protein is encoded by the coding sequence ATGGTAAATATAAAACAATACTTTCTGCAAAAATCAATGACTAAAGTAATGCTAGATGAATATTTGGCTAAGCAATTCTACAATGCTGAGTATGCCGGTGTTGACATAATAAAAACTCCTATGGGAACTAGAATTATTATATACGCCGGTAGGCCTGCAATGATAATAGGTAAAGGCGGAAAGACTATAAAACAATTAGCTCAAGTTTTCGAAAAGTTCTTCAATTTAGAGAATCCACAGATAACAGTGACCAATGTCGATAATCCAGAGCTAAATGCTAGAGTAATGGCTTTTAGGCTTGCCGTTGCTTTAGAGAAAGGATATCATTTTAGGAGAGCGGCTTTTATAACTATTAGGAGGATAATGAATGCTGGAGCATTAGGCGCAGAAGTAGTGGTTAGTGGTAAGATTACTTCTGAGAGAGCTAAATATGAGAAATTAAAAGAGGGTACAGTATATAAGACTGGAAATAGCTTAGAGACCATGATAGATAGAGCAATAGCAATAGCCAAATTAAAACCAGGAATTTACGGTGTAGAAATAATTATTGCGAAACCTTTAAGGCCAGTAGATAAGATTTCCTTTAAGGAAACTCCAGCTCCTTCTGCAGGCGAAGTTACTGTAACAAATGTTAAGATTATAGATGAAAATACTGGAGGTGCACAGAATGCCGCTGGATCCTAA
- a CDS encoding 30S ribosomal protein S8 — translation MTVINPLANALVTIYNNEVRRNKQAIIMPSSKLIINVLRVMQKEGYIGEFEYIDDGRWGKVVVQLLGRINKCGPITPRYSLKYRDMINLPQHIRTYLPSKEIGVILVSTSKGVMTHKEAARQRLGGVALGYVY, via the coding sequence GTGACTGTAATTAATCCTTTGGCTAATGCATTAGTAACTATTTATAACAACGAGGTTAGGAGAAATAAACAAGCAATAATAATGCCTTCATCTAAGCTAATTATAAACGTACTTAGAGTTATGCAAAAGGAAGGTTACATAGGAGAATTTGAGTATATTGATGATGGTAGATGGGGTAAGGTTGTTGTCCAGTTGTTAGGAAGAATAAATAAGTGCGGTCCAATAACACCTAGATACTCATTAAAGTATAGGGATATGATAAACCTACCACAGCATATTAGAACATATTTGCCATCTAAGGAAATTGGAGTAATTCTCGTCTCTACCTCTAAAGGTGTAATGACTCATAAAGAAGCTGCTAGGCAAAGATTAGGAGGAGTTGCATTAGGTTACGTTTATTGA
- the rplX gene encoding 50S ribosomal protein L24, producing MTSSKPAKQRKILFNAPYHLRRKMLTAMVSEEITKEYGIKRIEVKKGDTVKVMRGDNIGFEGKVAQVNTKTGRIAIEGLTRKKADGTPVYIWIHASKVMITKLDLSDNKRKASIERKVKQVSK from the coding sequence ATGACGTCTTCTAAACCTGCTAAGCAAAGAAAAATACTATTTAATGCACCTTACCATTTAAGGAGGAAGATGCTTACTGCAATGGTTTCAGAAGAAATTACCAAAGAGTATGGAATAAAGAGAATAGAAGTTAAGAAAGGAGATACAGTAAAAGTCATGAGAGGAGACAACATAGGATTTGAAGGAAAAGTCGCACAAGTAAACACTAAAACTGGAAGGATTGCTATAGAAGGGCTAACAAGGAAAAAAGCTGACGGAACGCCAGTCTATATTTGGATTCATGCGTCTAAAGTTATGATAACTAAGTTAGATTTATCAGACAATAAAAGGAAAGCCTCAATAGAAAGGAAAGTTAAGCAGGTGAGTAAGTGA
- a CDS encoding 30S ribosomal protein S17, which yields MSQAKNVGIVGVKAPEKVCNDKNCPFHGTLRVRGMIFEGKLIKFRANKTGVFERVYLYYNSKYKRYERRRSRIRVHIPPCLDVKEGDNVIIGECRPIAKSVSFVVLGKVGS from the coding sequence ATGAGTCAAGCTAAAAATGTTGGAATAGTAGGAGTAAAAGCTCCAGAAAAAGTATGTAATGACAAGAATTGCCCATTTCATGGAACTCTTAGAGTAAGAGGTATGATATTTGAAGGAAAATTAATAAAATTTAGAGCAAATAAGACTGGAGTTTTTGAAAGAGTTTATTTATACTATAATAGTAAATACAAGAGATATGAAAGAAGAAGAAGCAGAATAAGAGTTCATATTCCTCCATGTTTAGATGTCAAAGAAGGAGATAATGTTATAATTGGGGAATGCAGACCAATAGCTAAATCTGTATCATTTGTAGTATTGGGGAAGGTGGGCAGTTAA
- a CDS encoding 50S ribosomal protein L5: protein MSQETVQVKKENPMRRIKIAKVTVNIGLGESGERLEKAYHLLEELTGAKPVYTRAKKSIKEFGIRKGQLIGVKVTLRGQKGIEFLKRVLQAVGYKLKAESFDDYGNVSFGIAEHVIIPGTKYDPEVGVFGMDIAITLERPGYRVARRKRKTARIPKRHRISKEEAIKFLTETLGIVVV from the coding sequence ATGTCTCAAGAAACAGTTCAAGTTAAAAAGGAAAATCCGATGAGGAGAATAAAAATAGCTAAGGTGACAGTCAATATTGGTTTAGGAGAATCTGGAGAAAGATTGGAGAAGGCTTATCATTTGTTAGAAGAATTAACTGGAGCTAAGCCAGTGTATACTCGTGCTAAAAAATCAATAAAGGAATTCGGAATCAGAAAAGGTCAGTTAATAGGAGTAAAAGTAACCCTAAGAGGTCAAAAAGGAATAGAATTCCTTAAGCGTGTTTTACAAGCAGTCGGATATAAATTAAAAGCTGAAAGCTTTGATGATTACGGCAATGTTAGTTTTGGTATAGCAGAACATGTTATTATTCCAGGGACAAAATATGATCCAGAAGTTGGAGTATTTGGAATGGATATCGCAATAACATTAGAAAGGCCAGGATATAGAGTAGCAAGAAGGAAAAGAAAAACTGCCAGAATTCCTAAGAGACATAGGATTTCTAAAGAAGAGGCGATAAAGTTTTTAACAGAGACACTAGGTATTGTGGTTGTTTAA
- a CDS encoding 50S ribosomal protein L18, whose product MALGPNYKVKPRRRREGKTNYYKRYIYVLSRAIRLVVRLTNEYVIVSVMKFDPKGDITIASAHSIELVKKYGWKGDTNNTPAAYLTGFLAGLRAKKAGIESAVADIGLFTPTKGARVFYAIKGALDAGLKVPMGDIELDENRIKGVHISEYAKKLEAENPEKFNKLFSRYLSRGLNPKDLPSHFEEVLNKIKSSGE is encoded by the coding sequence ATGGCTTTAGGTCCTAATTATAAGGTTAAGCCAAGGAGAAGAAGAGAAGGTAAAACTAACTATTATAAGAGATATATTTATGTTCTAAGTAGGGCAATAAGGTTAGTTGTTAGGCTTACAAATGAATATGTAATTGTTAGTGTAATGAAATTTGACCCTAAAGGAGATATTACTATAGCATCTGCACATTCAATAGAATTAGTGAAGAAATATGGATGGAAAGGGGATACAAATAATACACCCGCGGCTTATTTAACTGGATTTTTAGCTGGGCTTAGAGCTAAGAAGGCCGGTATTGAGTCTGCTGTAGCAGACATAGGATTATTTACCCCTACAAAAGGTGCAAGAGTATTTTATGCAATAAAAGGAGCACTTGACGCTGGTTTAAAGGTTCCTATGGGCGATATAGAGCTTGATGAAAACAGAATAAAGGGAGTACATATTTCCGAATATGCCAAAAAGTTAGAAGCAGAAAACCCAGAGAAGTTCAATAAACTCTTTTCAAGATATTTAAGTAGAGGATTAAATCCTAAGGATCTTCCTTCTCATTTTGAGGAAGTTTTAAATAAGATAAAAAGTTCTGGTGAATAA
- a CDS encoding ribonuclease P protein subunit: MKRPLDLIGLKVKVLSHSNPFFIGLSGVIVFESPKFLYIKSSKGKVLMVYKADGIFEIDFKGSHQIMHGYKLMGNIVKRLKKRWTK, from the coding sequence ATGAAAAGACCACTTGATCTTATAGGTTTGAAAGTTAAAGTTTTATCACATTCTAATCCATTTTTTATAGGACTTTCTGGAGTTATTGTTTTTGAGTCGCCTAAGTTTTTATATATTAAGTCTTCTAAAGGTAAGGTCTTAATGGTGTATAAAGCAGATGGCATATTTGAGATAGATTTTAAAGGAAGTCATCAGATTATGCATGGTTATAAGTTAATGGGTAATATTGTTAAAAGGTTAAAGAAAAGGTGGACAAAATGA
- a CDS encoding 50S ribosomal protein L32e, producing MSINKLSKEKIYKLKQKYNSKIPDFLRYDWDKYFRLERQEKWRKTRGIDNKTRLKLKGFPPPVDPGYRKPKIIRYLHPSGLKPVIINNVKDLENIAKFKDQVIGIISSNVGFKKRLEIIKKATEMGIKLANGE from the coding sequence ATGTCTATAAACAAATTAAGTAAAGAAAAGATTTATAAATTGAAGCAGAAATATAACTCTAAAATACCAGATTTTCTAAGATATGACTGGGATAAATACTTTAGATTAGAAAGGCAGGAAAAATGGAGAAAGACTAGAGGAATAGATAATAAAACTAGGCTTAAACTTAAGGGATTTCCACCACCAGTTGATCCAGGATATAGAAAACCTAAAATCATACGCTATTTACATCCTTCTGGCCTAAAGCCAGTAATTATAAATAACGTGAAAGATTTGGAAAATATTGCTAAATTTAAGGATCAAGTAATAGGGATAATCTCTTCTAACGTAGGATTTAAGAAGAGGTTAGAGATAATAAAGAAGGCAACAGAAATGGGTATAAAACTTGCAAATGGTGAGTAA
- a CDS encoding 30S ribosomal protein S14: MGKYKPPAERKHGKGVQACRRCGSTDSVIQKYGIYLCRQCFREVAYELGFKKLR; the protein is encoded by the coding sequence ATGGGCAAATACAAGCCTCCTGCAGAGAGAAAGCATGGAAAAGGAGTTCAAGCTTGTAGGCGTTGTGGTAGCACAGATTCTGTTATTCAAAAATACGGAATTTACCTTTGTAGGCAATGTTTTAGAGAAGTTGCTTATGAATTAGGTTTTAAGAAATTGAGGTGA
- a CDS encoding uL15 family ribosomal protein: MVVRKEKKSRKMRGYRTMGWGSKGQHRNRGAKGGRQVGMHKHKWSWLVKYGKDWYGKHGFVNPTSVKISAISLRDLQTSIENGSIKIDEKDGKKIVDLTKYGFDKLLGSGNLNISGLNIIVRHATEKAKQKLEKIGGQVILTPNS; encoded by the coding sequence ATGGTGGTCAGAAAAGAGAAAAAATCGAGAAAAATGCGCGGATACAGAACAATGGGTTGGGGATCTAAAGGCCAGCATAGAAATAGAGGGGCTAAAGGTGGAAGACAAGTAGGCATGCATAAACATAAATGGTCATGGTTAGTCAAGTATGGAAAAGATTGGTATGGTAAACATGGTTTTGTAAATCCCACTAGTGTTAAAATTAGTGCCATCAGCTTAAGAGATTTGCAAACATCTATAGAGAACGGTAGTATTAAAATTGATGAGAAAGATGGAAAGAAAATAGTTGACTTAACCAAGTATGGATTTGATAAACTACTTGGAAGTGGCAATCTAAATATTAGCGGATTAAACATAATTGTGAGACATGCTACTGAAAAAGCAAAACAAAAATTAGAAAAAATAGGTGGACAAGTTATTTTAACCCCTAATTCTTAA
- a CDS encoding 50S ribosomal protein L19e has translation MPELYLQKRLAADIAKVGINNVKIPPENIDEVKEALTRADIARLIKEGKIIIEKEKERSNSKVKERRKARRVKGEGRRHGSRKGKKTARFDEHEAWVNRIRKIRKYLKWLRDHEVIDSHLYRQLYIRAKGGSFKSISDVRSVLIQMGKLKGE, from the coding sequence GTGCCAGAGTTATATTTACAAAAAAGGTTGGCCGCTGATATAGCTAAAGTAGGTATTAACAATGTAAAAATTCCGCCAGAGAATATTGATGAAGTAAAAGAAGCATTAACTAGGGCAGATATAGCAAGGCTAATTAAAGAAGGCAAGATAATTATTGAGAAGGAAAAAGAAAGATCAAACTCTAAAGTTAAAGAGAGAAGGAAAGCAAGAAGAGTTAAGGGAGAAGGAAGAAGACATGGGAGTAGGAAAGGAAAGAAAACTGCTAGATTTGATGAGCATGAAGCTTGGGTTAACAGAATAAGGAAAATAAGAAAATATCTAAAGTGGCTAAGAGACCATGAAGTCATAGATTCTCATTTATATAGGCAGCTTTATATTAGGGCAAAAGGTGGCTCCTTTAAGAGTATAAGTGATGTTAGATCAGTTTTAATTCAGATGGGAAAATTAAAAGGTGAGTAA
- a CDS encoding 50S ribosomal protein L14, with protein MSEKLQVLGSRKALTPGLQHYSRVVVADNSGAKEAMIIGVFGYRGVLRRVPFANIADLVVVSVKKGTPEVRKQKFRAVIVRQRMPFRRPDGTWVAFEDNAVVIVNPDGTPKGTEIRGPIAREAAERWPKVASLATMVV; from the coding sequence ATGTCAGAAAAATTACAAGTTTTAGGTTCAAGGAAGGCTTTAACGCCAGGTTTACAGCACTATTCTAGAGTAGTTGTAGCTGATAATAGTGGAGCAAAAGAAGCCATGATAATAGGAGTATTTGGATATAGAGGAGTTTTAAGAAGAGTGCCTTTTGCTAATATTGCGGATTTAGTGGTAGTGTCAGTAAAAAAAGGCACGCCTGAAGTAAGAAAACAGAAATTCCGTGCAGTTATAGTAAGGCAAAGAATGCCTTTTAGAAGGCCAGATGGCACGTGGGTGGCTTTTGAAGATAATGCCGTAGTTATAGTAAATCCTGATGGCACGCCAAAAGGTACTGAAATTAGAGGGCCTATAGCCAGAGAAGCTGCAGAACGTTGGCCAAAAGTAGCAAGCTTAGCTACTATGGTTGTATGA
- a CDS encoding 50S ribosomal protein L6, with product MLQVLVKESLKIPNNVSLTLENGKIKVKGPKGEVEKDISHMRGIEVRLENGELIVEATFANKRTKSLVYTLLRHVQNMITGVTKGYRYYLKIIFTHFPTSVKVVGNEVQITNLIGEKNIRRAKILPGVKVTVKGEDIIVEGIDLEKVAQTAANIERASKISGFDRRVFGDGIYIYKKEVIE from the coding sequence ATGCTCCAAGTATTAGTGAAAGAATCATTAAAAATTCCTAATAATGTTTCCCTAACTTTAGAGAATGGCAAAATAAAAGTTAAAGGACCTAAAGGTGAAGTAGAGAAGGATATTTCGCATATGAGAGGGATAGAAGTTAGGTTAGAAAATGGAGAATTGATAGTCGAAGCAACATTCGCAAATAAAAGAACTAAATCATTAGTATATACTCTACTTAGGCACGTTCAAAACATGATTACTGGAGTCACTAAAGGCTATAGATATTATCTTAAAATAATATTTACTCATTTCCCTACGTCAGTAAAAGTTGTAGGCAATGAAGTTCAAATCACTAACTTAATAGGAGAAAAGAATATTAGGAGGGCAAAAATACTGCCTGGAGTTAAAGTTACCGTAAAGGGAGAAGATATTATTGTAGAAGGAATTGACCTAGAAAAAGTAGCTCAAACTGCTGCTAATATAGAAAGAGCAAGTAAGATATCAGGATTTGATAGACGTGTCTTTGGAGATGGCATATATATTTATAAAAAAGAGGTGATTGAGTAA
- the rpmC gene encoding 50S ribosomal protein L29, producing the protein MPLDPKELRKMDIKDLYKKLDEYNAELLKYRAESRMGTLKNTSAIKNVRKDIARILTIISEKKRSSKKNEKTT; encoded by the coding sequence ATGCCGCTGGATCCTAAAGAGCTAAGAAAGATGGACATAAAAGATTTGTATAAGAAATTAGATGAATATAATGCTGAGTTGCTGAAATACAGAGCTGAAAGCAGAATGGGAACACTAAAGAATACATCCGCGATAAAGAATGTGAGAAAGGACATAGCAAGAATTTTGACTATAATTTCGGAGAAAAAGAGAAGTAGCAAAAAGAATGAAAAGACCACTTGA
- a CDS encoding 30S ribosomal protein S5, whose product MAEGVPTANIEEWKPRTKLGQLVKEGKITSIKEIFEKNLVITEPEIIDALLPNLKYEVIDIKMVQKQTDAGELSRYKVLVIMGNFDGYVGIGMGKAKQLRVAIQKAIRDAKMNIIPVRRGCGSWECTCGEPHSLPFTVTGKAGSVEVTLKPAPKGTGLVVGSVLKTLLSYAGIKDVWSSSKGETRTTENFIKAGYNALYNTYKFVTPADWARKR is encoded by the coding sequence ATGGCAGAAGGCGTACCTACTGCTAATATAGAGGAATGGAAACCTAGAACTAAACTAGGTCAATTAGTTAAAGAGGGTAAGATAACTTCAATAAAGGAAATATTTGAAAAAAATCTAGTCATAACTGAGCCCGAAATAATAGATGCGTTATTGCCTAATTTGAAGTACGAAGTGATAGATATAAAAATGGTTCAAAAACAGACAGATGCTGGAGAGCTTTCTAGATATAAAGTCCTTGTAATTATGGGTAATTTTGATGGTTATGTTGGAATTGGGATGGGTAAAGCTAAGCAATTGAGAGTAGCAATACAGAAAGCAATAAGGGATGCTAAAATGAATATAATTCCAGTTAGAAGAGGATGCGGTAGCTGGGAATGTACATGTGGAGAACCTCATAGTTTACCATTTACTGTAACTGGCAAAGCTGGAAGTGTAGAAGTTACTCTAAAGCCTGCACCAAAGGGGACTGGATTGGTAGTAGGAAGTGTTTTGAAAACATTATTATCTTATGCAGGTATCAAGGACGTTTGGTCATCTAGTAAAGGAGAGACTAGAACTACTGAAAACTTTATCAAGGCCGGATATAATGCACTTTATAATACTTATAAGTTTGTAACGCCTGCAGATTGGGCTAGGAAGAGGTGA
- a CDS encoding 30S ribosomal protein S19, with protein sequence MSEFPAEWQKFKYRGKSLDELINMPMDEFVKLLPSRQRRSLTRGFTPQQRRLLEKIRKMRREGKITKTIKTHVRDLVILPEMVGLKFGVYNGKEFVEFQVVPEMIGHYLGEFAITTKKVEHGEPGLKATRSSLFLAMKG encoded by the coding sequence ATGTCAGAATTTCCGGCTGAATGGCAAAAGTTTAAGTACAGGGGTAAGAGTTTAGATGAATTAATAAACATGCCTATGGATGAATTTGTTAAACTTTTACCTTCCAGACAAAGAAGATCGCTTACTAGAGGGTTTACTCCCCAACAGAGAAGATTACTTGAGAAAATTAGGAAAATGAGGAGAGAAGGAAAAATAACTAAAACAATAAAGACTCATGTGAGGGATTTAGTTATCCTTCCAGAGATGGTTGGCTTAAAATTTGGTGTATATAATGGTAAGGAATTCGTTGAATTCCAAGTAGTTCCAGAGATGATAGGGCATTATTTAGGAGAATTTGCTATAACTACAAAGAAAGTAGAGCATGGTGAACCTGGCTTGAAGGCTACAAGATCAAGCCTATTCCTAGCAATGAAGGGATGA
- a CDS encoding 50S ribosomal protein L30 has protein sequence MPKAVAIVRIRGYAHAPWKIQETLEMLRLPKVFNTMIYPYTESLKGMLIKVEPFITWGEISEDGLNALLNRLETCKGEKITEEYIKTKLSMDLNTFKTKLLSGELALNKLDNIFKLPIRLHPPSGGFKGKINAPYKSKGEFGYRGLEINNLIKRMV, from the coding sequence ATTCCTAAGGCAGTTGCCATAGTTAGAATAAGGGGATATGCGCACGCTCCATGGAAAATTCAAGAGACTTTAGAAATGTTAAGATTGCCTAAGGTCTTTAATACAATGATTTATCCTTATACGGAATCATTAAAGGGAATGTTAATTAAAGTAGAGCCATTTATAACTTGGGGCGAAATTTCTGAAGACGGTTTAAATGCTCTTCTAAATAGGTTAGAGACATGCAAAGGTGAGAAAATTACAGAAGAGTACATAAAAACTAAATTATCCATGGATTTAAATACATTTAAAACAAAACTGCTTTCAGGAGAATTGGCGTTAAACAAGCTTGATAACATATTCAAGCTTCCCATAAGGTTACATCCACCAAGTGGTGGATTTAAAGGAAAGATTAATGCACCTTATAAATCAAAGGGAGAATTTGGTTATAGAGGGTTAGAAATAAATAACCTAATAAAGAGGATGGTATGA
- the secY gene encoding preprotein translocase subunit SecY: MSFIDFLAALGKDLPAVRKPRHKPNLNQKIMWSVLAVIVYLVMSSVPLYGIQSTSLSNFLIEQVIFASTAGTLAQLGIGPIITAGLIMQILVGSKLINIDLGNEDDRAKFTEAQKGLAFIFILIEASLFGYVLTKGAIITSVQIELATIITAQLVAATFFILLLDEMIQKGWGLGSGVSLFILAGVMKIIFWYMFGIVTVSSQNLPIGFFPTLISLIASHGNLLSIIVNTTKPFEPDLVGLVSTITLIILIVYLTSINIQIPVTSQRLRGIRRTIPLNFLYVSSIPVIFVSVLGADIQLFASLSSYSNSTLASILNDIASAFEFPPPNSKIPHSVYAVVLDPVGAVIYAIVFITLGVLFGLIWVEVAGLDPATQAKQLVEAGIEIPGMRSNTKMIEAILSKYIYPLAFFSSLIVSVIAVGATFLGVYGTGVGILLAVTIAIQYYSLLAYERSIEMYPLLRRLVGE; encoded by the coding sequence ATGTCATTTATTGACTTTCTTGCAGCGCTTGGTAAGGATTTACCCGCAGTTAGAAAGCCTAGGCATAAACCTAATTTAAACCAAAAAATAATGTGGTCAGTATTAGCAGTTATTGTTTATCTAGTAATGTCGTCTGTACCACTTTATGGTATTCAATCTACATCCCTTAGTAATTTTTTGATAGAACAAGTTATTTTTGCATCAACTGCAGGTACACTTGCTCAGTTAGGTATAGGTCCTATAATAACTGCAGGTTTAATTATGCAAATTCTAGTTGGATCGAAGTTAATTAATATTGACTTAGGTAATGAAGATGATAGAGCTAAGTTTACTGAAGCACAAAAAGGTCTAGCCTTCATATTTATACTAATAGAAGCATCCCTATTTGGATATGTATTAACTAAAGGTGCAATTATTACATCTGTGCAAATAGAGCTAGCTACTATAATTACCGCGCAGCTAGTAGCAGCAACTTTCTTTATACTATTACTTGATGAGATGATACAAAAAGGCTGGGGATTAGGATCTGGGGTTAGCTTATTCATACTTGCAGGTGTGATGAAAATAATTTTCTGGTATATGTTTGGAATTGTTACTGTAAGTTCCCAAAACCTTCCAATAGGATTCTTTCCTACTTTAATTTCTTTAATAGCAAGTCACGGTAATTTGCTTAGCATTATTGTAAATACTACTAAACCCTTTGAACCTGATTTAGTAGGCTTAGTATCAACTATTACATTAATAATCCTTATAGTTTATCTTACGTCGATAAACATTCAAATACCCGTTACTTCACAAAGGTTGAGAGGAATAAGAAGAACAATACCGCTTAATTTCCTATATGTTAGTAGCATACCAGTTATATTTGTAAGCGTTTTAGGAGCAGATATCCAATTATTTGCTTCTCTTTCCTCCTATTCTAACTCTACTCTCGCGAGTATACTAAATGACATAGCTAGTGCTTTTGAATTTCCACCACCAAATTCTAAAATACCTCATAGCGTTTATGCTGTTGTTCTAGATCCAGTGGGCGCTGTTATCTATGCGATAGTATTTATCACATTAGGCGTATTATTTGGATTAATTTGGGTTGAAGTAGCTGGTTTAGATCCTGCAACTCAAGCTAAACAATTAGTGGAGGCAGGAATAGAGATTCCAGGCATGAGGAGCAATACTAAAATGATTGAAGCTATTCTATCTAAATATATCTATCCTTTAGCATTCTTTAGCTCTCTTATAGTAAGTGTGATAGCAGTTGGTGCAACTTTTCTAGGAGTATATGGTACAGGAGTTGGAATATTATTAGCAGTTACTATAGCCATTCAATACTATAGTTTATTAGCTTATGAGAGGTCTATTGAAATGTACCCATTATTGAGAAGACTGGTAGGTGAGTAA
- a CDS encoding 30S ribosomal protein S4e, translated as MPHITRFEAPWFLKISKKEYKWTVRANPGPHPLSKSIPLSLILRDYLKVAATLSEAKKVISEGKVYVDGIIRKDYRFPVGLMDIISIPSAGLYYVMFPDKSRYISPKQISEAEAKYKLVRIMNKTMVKGDKLQLNLEDGRNILVNKEDSSKYPTLSTLKIEIPSQNIISVYPLVENMYGIIIGGKNTGLHGKIVKIQRAQYKTRKYSIVTIQKDNESYETNLLNTMVIGEQNPEIKVE; from the coding sequence ATGCCTCACATTACAAGATTTGAAGCTCCTTGGTTCTTAAAAATAAGTAAGAAAGAATACAAGTGGACTGTCAGAGCTAATCCTGGTCCTCATCCATTATCAAAGAGTATACCATTAAGTTTAATATTAAGGGATTACTTGAAGGTAGCTGCAACATTATCTGAGGCAAAGAAAGTAATATCTGAGGGTAAAGTCTATGTTGATGGAATTATAAGGAAAGATTATAGGTTCCCAGTAGGATTAATGGATATTATATCTATACCCAGTGCTGGATTATATTATGTCATGTTTCCTGATAAATCAAGGTATATTTCTCCTAAACAAATTAGCGAAGCAGAGGCTAAGTATAAGCTAGTTAGAATTATGAATAAGACTATGGTAAAAGGTGATAAATTACAATTAAATTTGGAAGATGGTAGGAATATATTAGTAAACAAGGAGGATTCTTCAAAGTATCCTACTCTTAGCACTTTGAAGATTGAAATTCCTTCACAAAATATAATCTCTGTATATCCTTTAGTAGAGAATATGTACGGAATAATAATTGGTGGAAAGAATACTGGCTTACATGGTAAAATTGTGAAGATTCAAAGAGCACAATATAAGACTAGAAAATATTCTATAGTAACAATACAAAAAGATAATGAAAGTTATGAAACTAATTTATTAAATACAATGGTTATTGGAGAACAAAATCCTGAAATAAAGGTTGAGTAA
- a CDS encoding 50S ribosomal protein L22 produces MASWTYPQLSIDETKLGKAVVKDAPVSIRDLYNVCKAIRGMKVKEARDFLDRVLKRQEALPFWRYSHGSSHRSNISSKWGIKNGRYPVKAIKYVLKALDNAEANAVAKGLDPDNLKIIHIAAHKSFTLKRFMPRAFGRATAKYRRTSHIEVIVGEL; encoded by the coding sequence ATGGCTAGTTGGACATATCCCCAATTATCTATAGATGAGACAAAGTTAGGAAAGGCCGTAGTTAAAGATGCGCCAGTATCTATTAGAGATTTATATAACGTATGTAAGGCAATAAGAGGTATGAAAGTTAAGGAGGCTAGAGATTTCTTAGATAGAGTGCTAAAGCGTCAAGAAGCTTTGCCATTTTGGAGATATTCGCATGGCTCCTCTCATAGGTCTAACATTTCATCAAAGTGGGGTATTAAAAACGGAAGATATCCAGTTAAGGCAATAAAATACGTACTAAAGGCCTTAGACAATGCAGAAGCTAACGCTGTGGCAAAAGGATTAGATCCGGATAACCTAAAGATTATACATATAGCTGCTCACAAGTCATTTACTTTAAAAAGATTTATGCCGAGAGCGTTTGGAAGGGCTACAGCAAAATATAGAAGAACATCGCATATTGAAGTTATAGTGGGTGAGTTATGA